A genomic region of Colletotrichum destructivum chromosome 1, complete sequence contains the following coding sequences:
- a CDS encoding Putative serine/threonine-protein kinase Atg1, with product MACLRDNFQNGVLLDGRYKTISPLNHGSFGMVFMAKDIKTDDTVAIKCLTKKEAADDIGFDFAIDEKSEELVLHRHLGSHPNIVNLLNTFETESHLYLVLEFCPQGDLYEAIRNGQGPLETEHVRQFMLQLVDAVDYIHSKGVFHRDIKPENIFLTKSGDMKLGDFGLATTENWTLENTVGSDRYMSPEQYDSAGAGYSPAQADIWAIGICLLNILFSRNPFTTPTEADPLFLDFSRDKQSLFDVFPSMSQDTYEVIAQCMSLDPKKRSLVGARAALQRVVSFTTTEEDDDDFCCAERHIMASANREPLRTPSIQSPQVDQGAFPWAKALHTTPPKPIRQLSAIADDESYTEDLFSKSGETSDWFSSAQTPSISSTLNSSLGVSMKSLHIGRPMKAAPRPIPKVSPMAGSLPINMTKPRSNLSSMSLVFGRKDVVSKSWSDMWDEDEEEEEAEAERERQMQSLKDLNSRTWSHDSKLDDQDDCDTVDATPIATTPQRSHHDSHKLIHNDIDSDHAADGFFFQQSSPPKSKPMLTTPQSPPKRDNLDKWSALGQRRRGLTGSLYSQMSPEFPRQRTIGLSYNSYAAGVSDHTGHHITHNTHNKSPKEKVKDCPWNKGRDWNYWRREKRNDLADVEWVGGWQEAHS from the coding sequence ATGGCATGCTTGAGAGACAACTTCCAGAATGGCGTCTTGCTCGATGGTCGGTATAAGACCATCTCTCCTCTCAACCATGGCTCATTCGGCATGGTCTTCATGGCCAAGGACATCAAAACCGATGACACTGTCGCCATCAAGTGCTTGACTAAGAAGGAAGCCGCTGATGACATCGGTTTCGACTTCGCCATCGATGAAAAGTCGGAGGAACTTGTTCTCCACCGCCACCTTGGATCGCACCCCAACATCGTCAACCTCCTCAACACCTTCGAGACCGAATCTCACCTCTACCTTGTCCTTGAGTTTTGCCCTCAAGGTGACCTGTACGAGGCCATTCGCAATGGTCAGGGACCCCTCGAGACCGAACATGTTCGACAGTTCATGTTGCAGCTCGTGGATGCTGTCGACTACATCCACTCCAAGGGCGTCTTTCACCGAGATATCAAGCCGGAGAACATTTTCCTCACAAAGTCTGGTGATATGAAGCTCGGTGACTTTGGACTGGCGACGACTGAGAACTGGACCTTGGAGAACACCGTCGGCAGCGACCGCTACATGTCCCCGGAGCAGTACGACTCTGCCGGTGCCGGTTACTCCCCTGCCCAAGCGGATATCTGGGCCATCGGCATCTGCCTACTCAACATTCTCTTCTCCCGAAACCCGTTCACCACCCCAACCGAGGCGGACCCTCTCTTCTTGGACTTCTCGAGGGACAAGCAGTCGCTCTTCGACGTCTTCCCTTCCATGTCGCAGGACACGTATGAGGTGATTGCCCAGTGCATGAGCTTGGACCCTAAGAAGAGGTCTCTTGTTGGTGCCCGAGCTGCCCTACAGCGTGTCGTTAgcttcaccaccaccgaggaagacgacgatgacttCTGCTGCGCCGAGCGTCACATCATGGCCAGCGCCAACCGTGAGCCTCTTCGCACGCCCTCAATCCAGAGCCCCCAGGTCGACCAGGGTGCATTCCCTTGGGCCAAGGCCCTGCACACCACGCCCCCCAAGCCCATTCGCCAGCTTagcgccatcgccgacgacgagagctACACTGAGGACTTGTTTTCCAAGTCAGGCGAGACTTCAGACTGGTTCAGCTCTGCCCAGACGCCGTCCATCTCTTCTACGCTCAACTCTAGCCTTGGTGTGTCGATGAAGTCGCTCCACATCGGTCGACCCATGAAGGCGGCGCCTCGTCCCATCCCCAAGGTCTCGCCCATGGCTGGGTCCCTCCCCATCAACATGACCAAGCCTCGAAGCAACTTGTCTTCCATGTCCTTGGTCTTTGGCCGTAAGGATGTCGTCTCCAAGAGCTGGAGTGACATgtgggacgaggacgaggaggaggaagaggcggaggcggagcgCGAGAGGCAAATGCAGTCTCTTAAGGACCTCAACTCGAGGACCTGGAGTCACGACAGCAAGCTGGATGATCAGGACGACTGCGACACGGTGGACGCTACTCCCATTGCGACTACCCCTCAGCGTTCTCATCACGACAGCCACAAGTTGATTCACAACGATATTGACAGCGACCACGCTGCTGACGGATTCTTCTTTCAACAATCGTCTCCACCAAAGTCGAAGCCAATGTTGACCACTCCTCAATCACCCCCTAAGCGGGACAATCTCGACAAGTGGTCTGCCTTGGGTCAGCGTCGTCGCGGGCTCACAGGCTCGTTATACTCGCAAATGTCACCCGAGTTTCCTCGACAAAGAACAATCGGACTGAGCTACAATTCTTATGCAGCGGGAGTTTCGGACCACACTGGACATCACATCACTCACAACACTCACAACAAATCACCTAAGGAAAAGGTCAAGGATTGCCCCTGGAACAAGGGCAGAGATTGGAATTACTGGCGCAGGGAGAAGCGCAATGATCTCGCAGATGTGGAGTGGGTTGGCGGCTGGCAGGAAGCACATTCCTAG
- a CDS encoding Putative amino acid transporter, transmembrane domain-containing protein: MASRNPSTWDEYERGASPQRSVSIDSNAVAEDQSLLGEDDEGGYGGGSHGLRRRRSSVTRHLAAITDIGGVNSIRSFTRSWARAAGFAEVLPQRPSFVFAPDQVPIASGSNEALDYSRSHVESGSHPRTSLLRQHLEATPETGPSTSHQNGSSASLVDDGLVQNDFRDRERKAVEAEMSGAVYSGSSFGSGRRPSQSIFAVPPHLATPPLVGSYSSYRTYGTIEDVDSPSMAQAGELWRQQQEAGGNVPDGENMPILVKEVEQDGKIILTVEGQSTLPQTIFNSINVLIGVGLLSLPMGIKYAGWICGMTILAGSAAVTAYTAKLLAKCMDLDASLITFSDLAYISYGRNARIATSILFTLELLAACVALIVLFADSLTLLFPGFLSVNTWKLICSVIMIPLNFLPLRLLSFTSVIGIVCCFSIVAILVIDGLIKPTTPGSLIEPATTYLFPANWGTLPLSFGLLMSPWGGHSVFPNIYRDMRHPHKYPRAVKTVFTSVYLLDAFTAVVGLLMYGDNVMDEITANILQTSGYPRALNFLLCVFIAIIPLTKIPLNARPIVATLEVLTGIHQQAVADSSAMVGRSATFRGIMKVAIRVVTVLVFLVISILFPAFDSIMAFMGSALCFTICVLLPLAFYVKLFSKEITPQEKLLCYVLMTISTILSVVGTVWAFLPKSLIGAE, encoded by the exons ATGGCCTCGAGAAACCCCTCCACATGGGACGAGTACGAACGGGGCGCATCCCCTCAGCGCTCCGTGAGCATCGACTccaacgccgtcgctgagGACCAGTCGCTCCTgggagaggacgacgagggtggCTACGGCGGCGGTTCTCATGGGCTTCGCCGCAGAAG GTCTTCAGTAACGCGACACCTCGCCGCCATTACAGACATTGGCGGCGTCAACAGTATTCGCTCCTTCACTCGAAGTTGGGCGCGTGCGGCGGGCTTTGCCGAGGTCTTGCCCCAACGACCATCCTTCGTCTTCGCGCCCGATCAGGTTCCCATTGCCTCGGGGTCGAACGAGGCGCTCGACTACTCCCGAAGCCATGTCGAGTCGGGCTCCCACCCGCGAACCTCGCTGCTCAGACAGCACCTCGAGGCCACACCCGAGACAGGGCCGAGCACCTCACACCAGAATGGCTCTTCCGCTTCACTTGTGGATGACGGCTTGGTCCAGAACGACTTCCGCGACAGAGAGCGCAAGGCGGTCGAGGCGGAAATGTCGGGCGCTGTCTATAGCGGCTCGAGCTTCGGTAGCGGTCGCCGTCCCTCGCAGTCCATCTTCGCAGTCCCGCCCCATTTGGCGACTCCGCCGCTGGTTGGCAGCTACAGCTCGTACAGAACGTATGGCACCATAGAGGATGTTGACTCGCCGTCAAtggcccaggccggcgagctgTGGCGTCAGCAACAAGAGGCAGGGGGCAACGTACCCGACGGAGAGAACATGCCCATTCTCGTGAAGGAGGTTGAGCAGGACGGAAAGATCATCTTGACTGTGGAAGGGCAGTCCACGCTTCCTCAAACCATCTTCAATTCGATCAA CGTTCTGATCGGCGTCGGTCTCTTGAGTTTACCCATGGGTATCAAGTATGCCGGGTGGATTTGCGGCATGACCATCCTGGCCGGTTCCGCGGCCGTAACGGCCTACACGGCGAAGCTTCTGGCCAAATGCATGGATCTTGACGCCAGCTTGATTACCTTCTCTGATCTGGCCTACATTTCGTACGGACGCAACGCGCGCATTGCCACCAGCATTCTCTTCACTCTCGAGCTATTGGCTGCCTGTGTCGCCCTCATCGTTCTCTTCGCCGATTCTCTGACCCTCCTTTTCCCGGGTTTCTTGAGCGTAAACACCTGGAAGCTGATATGCTCCGTCATCATGATCCCTCTCaacttcctccccctccggTTGTTGAGTTTTACCAGCGTCATTGGCATTGTGTGCTGTTTCAGCA TTGTGGCGATTTTGGTGATTGATGGACTCATCAAACCGACAACACCTGGCTCGCTCATCGAGCCAGCCACGACGTATCTGTTCCCGGCGAACTGGGGCACATTGCCGTTGAGTTTCGGCCTGCTCATGAGCCCCTGGGGTGGCCACAGCGTATTCCCCAAC ATCTACAGAGATATGCGCCATCCTCACAAGTACCCTCGGGCCGTAAAGACGGTCTTCACGTCCGTG tacctcctcgacgccttcACGGCCGTTGTGGGTCTCCTCATGTATGGTGACAACGTCATGGATGAGATCACAGCCAACATCCTCCAGACGAGCGGGTACCCACGTGCGCTCAACTTCTTGTTGTGCGTTTTTATTGCCATCATTCCTCTGACCAAGATCCCGCTCAACGCCAGACCGATCGTTGCGACTCTGGAGGTGTTGACTGGCATCCACCAGCAGGCTGTTGCCGACAGCTCAGCCATGGTCGGCCGCTCCGCCACCTTCAGAGGCATCATGAAGGTAGCCATCAGAGTCGTGACCGTCTTGGTAttcctcgtcatctccaTTTTGTTCCCAGCCTTCGACAGCATCATGGCGTTTATGGGCAGTGCCTTGTGCTTCACCATTTGCGTGCT TTTGCCTCTTGCGTTTTACGTAAAGCTATTCAGCAAGGAGATCACTCCGCAGGAAAAGCTCCTTTGCTACGTCCTGATGACCATTTCAACGATCCTGTCCGTGGTGGGTACGGTCTGGGCTTTCCTGCCCAAGAGTCTAATCGGCGCAGAATGA